CCATCGTGATGAAGTGCAAACAGGGGGCCCAGCTTCTGGCAACTGGGTCTAATTTCTTTGACAGGCCATTGGCCTGTGTCAAGGCCCAGATCTCTTGTCCATGAATAGCTGGAAGGGCTAAGTCACTTCTAGCAACCCCAAAGCTGGTGTAGAAATTcctttctggcctcagagagCCATTTCTGACCTTCTCTTAATATGCATTCCCCAGATCTAGGAAGGTCACCTGTGATTGGCAGAGTAGGGCCTTCTTAGTGGAGACATGATAGTCTAAATTTCTCAGGGCCTCCAAGAGGTCCCGGGTCTCTTTGAGACATTCTTGTTTGGTTTCTGCTGTCACCAGGAAACCTCCTATTTATAAACTGTTGAAGAGACTTCTAGGTTTAGTAAGACAGAATGTTAAGCTCTATTATTACCAAGGAAGCTGGTgggtttctcttttatttttagggTTACCCTGGACATGGTTTAAGGCTGTGGTTTGAATAGTGTATTTCTTGGTGTATTTCCTGGCTCAGTGGTCCTCCTCTTTACAATAAGTACACTGGTTCTTTTCTAAGCAGGGGCCATTTTCAGTCCTTAGGGACCCCTTACTATgccctcccccacagccttgagcaggcctgcaagCTGTTTACCACAGTAGATCAAAACAAgaggacctaggaggcattgcctCCTGCAGACCTGCAGTCGGTTACAGAAGCTAGAAGAATGGgccacctgctgagcttgccttgatcCCTGAACTTGCCTTGACCCCTCCAGGCTTCTATCCCCTCACCCAGGCTGAGCTGAAAcaaagaagagactctggggggtagGGCTTTCCCctatatatgtgaaagcaaatattaaacttcaggccttgatcagaatgtgttgtcttggccccatgttttctcttgacctccattcccctttcattcccagccttcctttcaggtgaagcCGGTTCCCATAGCTGCAGGCTGCTACACCTTACCTTTTTTTATAGAAGCCATTTGTTTTAGATGTCTCTTACACAGGCCACTGGCCTGGCACCAGGGCCTGAATAAGCACATTGGTTTCTAGAAGCTTTGTGTCAGACGTCTCCTATAGTCCTCTGGTTTGGCTGTGGCTGCCAACAGGATCTCCACCAGATCAAGAGTCTGTTTCTTTTGCTCTTATacctgtctttgttttctttctttctttctttctttttaaatctttattaacACTTTTCCTGCCATTATCTTTTAGACTCTTTTCTCTTAGTCCTTGAACCCGTTGGCGTCTCctgatttataaataaatttaaaaatttatttattaatttatttattaataaatttataaacCAGGAGCTGCCTGGTTGATAAAGGCCAGAGCTACGGCTGCTTTTCCTTACTCTGAGACCTGCCAATCAGAGCCTGCAGTAAGACTCAGAGTCTCTCCTTACCTTTAGCAGAGTTCAAGTCCTAACCTGGGCGGGATCCCCCCAGGGCCAGGTACCGGTTTCCTGGTCTCTGTCTGTGGTGAAGAAACCTGCAAGAGCTCTTAGCTGTTGTGCCTgagctaccccatgtttgggggccaaaaatgttgagaactgctctaccccacgtttagggtccaaaatgtctcggaccgttctgtcaatgtttgaacccgcaccaccaaaagccttgggggctaaactgttagagccagcactgccccaagctgctccagtctgcgggctggggttcagcaagagagagagtgaggactgactcgaagaatggagaccagacagagtgtgattcaatcccgtttattcttcaggcCCAAAGCAggaggacacattcctgaccacaaaaaagatgcaaatcatctaggtggggctggaaAGCTAGTAGCCACGATGACAGGGCAAGTGACAGggtaacaactgagaaatagttgagctagtgacagggcaagactacattttgagaatatATAGTGTTCTCCACATAACCCTGATTCACGTAGGttgtgttcctctggaattctcttatatttttatcGTTacatttccttagcaaccttttaccccctcctcactctccaggtttgtggtttccccctttaaaaacacTTCTCAGAGTGACTGGCTTTGTCATTTCAACTCCTGCATGAGTGAACCAAATAGACCTtagctagccaactctccctaataaacctctgctgattgcatccaggtaaggtgtcttgcaatttttgggtggccgtaatttcctgagacttgagtaagggtctcctgagcttgggggtcttcaatagcattagggtctctttattacaagctcAGGCATGGCTCTCCTCCAACTCAACCCTGACACAGcagaacaggaagggaaggcagagcaaCATCTAATCCTCAGCAGGACAAGTTCTTAGAGGAAAATGGAGCCAGTGAGGGGGTGAGGGACAGGGTGTCTGGTCTGACAAGCATCTCCTAGAATGACTATAAActgacaggtgggtgctctgaagcaagactgtatacaatcacaaatggtctgaaagtacacctgaaacaatcagactaatctttgattaactgttgctaggaagtagctagggagtaactctggccaaggacaagctgtggggtccttcctggtaTGTGGGTGCAACCTGGGGTTCTGTTGCAGATTAAGTTCTCTGGCATTTTCTTTAAGATGGACGCCAGTGTTGCAAGCCGCTCtagccccatgtttgggggcccaagtgtctcggaccattctgtcaatgttggacccgcactgccaaaagccttggggactaaactgttagcctgcactgccctaaGCAGCTCgtgtccatgggtcagggttcagcaagagagagaggatggatatgaggaatggagaccagacagagtatgattcaatcccgtttattcttcagtctctcttcttctctccaagtccctagtcttgagttcctagtccctagttcctagtccctagttcctccaagttccaagtttccagttccaagtgctaagtgcctaatgtctaattccaagttcttcctccaagtgccaagtgcctaatacctaataagtcttcttcctcaatgcctaattcctactccaagttgtactccaagttgtactctctaacctaattcctagttccaagttactcccaagtgcctaataatctgtttgctttcttctgtctgtctctcactttttatatgtctcacttctaagctgcaccctaagtcacgcctttaagtcatgcccttaggccttgtctctaaatctgatctctaagtcaggcccttaagtcttggctctaaatcacagctttaagtctcacacacccaaggaaagatcctgggtatctaaaccaagatgttatcagagtgtgctcagctgttgtaggctgatgtaatcaagtctcttttcagggtatatggctcaagatggctgcaaggatgatagctgccttctgtcagctccccacacgccagtcccaagatggagtaCGTTTGGCCTCTCACCACAACCAGGCACATTTTAGTCCCCTTGACAAGATATCTTATAGAACAGAAGCAATGACTAATTTTGCCTCCTGCTATCAGTGTCTTTAGTCCCAGGCTGCCTGGCTGGCTCTGTTTCTGGGCACAGCCCAATGCCAGAAGGATATGTGACAGCAGAGATGTTCTGCTCATAGTGGTCAAGAAGCAAAGGGAAATGAAGCAAGGATTAGAGATATCTTCCCAGGGCGTGTCCCTactgttcttctttctttgacTAGGCTCCTCCATATCCCAGTAACTTCATAATATTCACCAAGGGATTAAACATAAATTAGATCAGAGTCCTCAGGATTAAATCATTTCTACAAAGCCCATCCCAAAATACTAGTTAGTGCCTGTTGGGGGAAGCCTGCTACTCAAACAAGACACATGCTGTTAGTAAACCTTCCCACTTTACAACAATCAGCACTATATTTGTACTTAACTAGGAAGGTAGTATGCTCTAAGCAGCTCTATTACATTTTAAGGTGCACAGAATAATTTTTCTCTCATAAATTTTTATAGGTTTTAGactatattttctttgaaatagatCAACCATGTTATCCAATCAGCAATTGTATGTACCtcccgtttgtttgtttttggacagGATCTCAGTATATAGtcttggctggcttagaacttgctatgtagagcagacTGCATTCCATCTCACAAAGATTTACCTGCCTCTTCCtggtgagtgctgggactaaaggcaccaTCACAGAGATCCAAATAAgacaataattaaaaatgaatatcaTGAAGTGGAAATGGCCAGGTGTGATAGAGCACTCCTTTGATCTTGATCCtgtgctcaggaagcagaagcaggtgagttTCAGTGAGGTTGAGGCCAGGGAGGGTttcatagtgagactgtctcaaaaaaactaaaccaaaccaaaccaaagcaaagcaaacctaAGCAGTGGAAACTGTCATTTATGGCAAGTGCTATGCAACATGGTGATGAACACCTGATTATGGTACAAACAGCTCAAAGCAGTAAGACAGTAAAGACATGAAATAAATTCTAAAacgattaaaaataaaatacttgcaagtaAAAGCCAGGACACATGCTGGGGGTGGTTGCTGTTATCCCAGAACTTGAAAGACTGACTGGGCCAGAAGGATCACTAAGAGTTCAAATTTCTACCTAGGTAGGGGCACAGAGACAatgtatttaaaaagatttttaaaaagcttccaTATTATACTTCAACAGTAGCAGGTCCctagaccttagcacaactgactccatgattaAAGTACCATTCATCACATAGacagtgtgatggctattcctgcttgtcaacttgactatatctggaatgagccacaattcagaaatggagggcacacctatgTTTCAGGTCTTGACCTGGAAGATTCATGGAGATCTTAAGGCACAGAGGCTATGTAAAACCTAGGttcaggcaaggtagtacacacctttaatcccaggagactggggCAAGCAGatatctgaattcaaggccagactagaacaaaacagaagcaagttccagatccaggagtggtggtacacacctttaatctgggccatactttctgctggaggcctatataaggacaCTGAGagaagactcactcttctttgATTGCTTGCACTTACttaccagcacatctgttggTACCTAATAATTCAGGATTTCAGTTTATATAGAAGATCAGGTAAGGAACTAGCCTTCTGGGAttaagtgatgtgtttataaaaagataaagagatgtaGAATATGTTCTATTAGGGtatggaggaaggggatgtctcagtgggcccatgcagagacatcccctcccactgagggaCTGGACGCACAAtggtttattcagggcatgggaaggggagttaagagggtagtagaggcagagaaagggagagagagatatagatagagagagagatgagagagagagagagagagagagagagagagagagagagagaaggaggaggaggaggaggaggaggaggaagaggaggaggaggaggaggaggagaaggaggaggaggaggaggagaaggagaaggaggagaaggagaagagggtaggggaggggaggggaggggaggggaggggaggggagaccaGCCATgggcacgtggagagagggggaagggaatagAGAAGGGGTaaggggacagagcaggagcaagaaggcaagagaaggaggaagggcaagcagccccttttatagtgggtcaggcctacctggctgttgtcaggtaactgtggggaacaacatacctggctgttgccaggtaactggggtggagtttagacagaacgCTAACattgagcaactactagattcttggacttcccattttCAGCTGCCCATTTTTGGGTAGGTGGTCTACAGACTGTaaatcattacaataaattcccttaatatatacaGACATTCGggaagttctgtgactctagagaatcctAACTAATACAGACAACGGCAACTAATGCACCAAtgggcaaaacaacaacaaaggcttAATTTATCAAACTTCATAGTtgtgggaaagtctctaaatgtactaaccttgctttttggcttctgtagttctgcctGTCAAACGGTTCTTGTAACAAAAGTATTCCAATGCAagacatttgttttttgtttgtgcttaaaagctcaccctgagcaAGCCTCAGTGTCACACTGGGATCCAGAACACCCAATGTAGTCACTGGCTAGCTAATAGTTTTTGTTGGCCTAAACCTATGTCTGAGCAGCCTTCTTTGGTGGCTACCCCACAACAAAATCAGACCATTTGTGTTTCAGACAATTCTGTTCTAAATGAACCTGTgtcatcataaaaaaaaattgtttacagTTATATTTATCAGACATATTACCAAAATATCGTATCATTCATATCAGACATGGTCCTCTGGAGCCAAAAATACAAAGGAATCCAAAGGCTTAGTTCCTTTGAAGCCATCTTCATAATTAACATGATTATACACTTAGCATTGTATAGTGAACAGCAATATTGCATCATTCCGCTGTTTTGGGCACTTTACATTTTACTTTGTGATGTTTCTAAAGCTTTTAGCGGAGGCCGACTGGGTACGCCCTGGGAAGTAAAGATGCTTTCTGCAGGGACGCCCTTTATCTCTGGCCATCACTCTAGAAACATCCCGATCCACGACTTCATAAAGAGCTGTCTTAGGGAGTAACTTTATGTTTTACTTTCATTTCCAAGCCAAGGCTTTTCTGGAAACACCCTATACGGGGCAAGTTCTCACGAGAAGACGTAATCACGGGACGACGTATTTACGAAATGCGCCTGCGCACGCCGGGACGTTATTGTTTCCGGAAGAGCGGCGGCCAGCGCCCTCTCCGCGTCTGCTTCCGGTCTCTGACCTAGCGCTGCGTCTACTTCCGCTCTATGACGTAGCACTTTTCCTTCGCTATAAATTGAGAGGAGACGTGGCAAAGGCGTCTCCGGAGATCGGGTCTTTGAGTGCCGGCGTGGCCAGGTTTAGCGCTGCGGGTCCTTGGCCGTTTCGTTGTTAGCGCACGGATCGCCCTGCTGGGCGGCCGAAAGCGCCGAGAAACCGGAAGGCAGACGCCCTGCTCCCTGCTGCTTTGTTCAAGCTGCGAAAAGCCGAGTTCATAGTCGCCGGTGAACTGTAAGTACCTGAGTCGAAGAGTTCACTCCTtctatttaatctttttattttatatcttattggAGTGCATTTGGATTGTAATTGTCTGCCAGACTGACGGTCTGTGCCTAAAACCCCTCCGGCTCTGCCATTTCCTTTGCTAGTCAAGTTACGCAGCAATGTCATCTGGAGGCTCTAATTTGGTATTGCATCTAGTAGACGAGTGAGTTTAACAGTGCCAAAGTGGGCTGCATGTTTAGAGACTAGAATTGGGacttaaaaatgaagacaaaataggTACTAGCTGGTCATCCAGTTAGTTGCTGTTTTCCTTAGAACTCGGTAGTTAAGAATTTAAAGTTATACTTAATAACTTTAAGTTATTAAAGTTATTAAACTATATATTAAACTATAAAGTTATAAAAGGAATAACCCTTTTTTAACTGTTGTAGGAGCTGGAACTTTGTAGTGCAGCAAGTGTTGATTGGAGAAGTAACTCACAACGAATTAAGGATGAGTAAGAGCAAAGACGATGCACCTCATGAGCTAGAGAGCCAGTTTATCTTACGACTGCCCCCAGAATATGCCGCTACTGTGAGGAGGGCAGTGCAGTCTGGGCATGTCAACCTGAAAGACAGACTGAGCATTGAGTTACACCCTGATGGGCGTCATGGAATTGTTAGAGTGGATCGAGTGCCCTTGGCTGCAAAATTGGTGGATTTGCCTTGTGTTACGGAAAGCCTGAAAACCATTGATAAGAAAACCTTTTACAAGACAGCTGATATCTCTCAGATGCTTGTAGCCACAGTAGATGGTGACCTATACCCTCCTGTGGAGGAGCCAGCTGCCACTGCTGATcccaaagcaaacaagaaaaaagataaagacaaagagaagaagtTTGTTTGGAACCATGGCATTACTCTACCTCTAAAAAATGTCAGAAAGAGAAGGTTCCGGAAGACAGCGAAGAAGAAGTACATTGAATCTCCAGATGTGGAAAAAGAAGTAAAGCGGCTGCTGAGTACAGATGCAGAAGCTGTCAGTACTCGTTGGGAGATAATTGCTGAAGATGAAATAAAGGAGACGGAAAATCAAGGCCTTGATATCTCTTCTCCAGGAATGTCTGGCCACAGGCAGGGCCATGACTCACTAGAGCGTGACGAGCTTCGGGAGATATTCAATGacctcagcagcagcagtgaagaTGAGGAGGACGTAAACATCATGGACACCGAGGAAGATCTGGAGAGACAGCTACAAGACAAGCTAAACGAATCAGACGAACAACACCAGGAAAATGAAGGAACCAATCAGTTGGTTATGGGAATTCAGAAGCAGATTGATAACATGAAAGGCAAGCTCCAAGAAACCCAAGACAGGGCAAAGCGTCAGGAGGATCTCATCATGAAGGTGGAAAACCTGGCTCTCAAGAACAGGTTTCAAGCTGTTCTGGATGAGCTCAAACAAAAGGAAGACCGTGAAAAGGAGCAGCTTAGCTCTTTGCAAGAAGAGCTGGAATCACTTCTGGAGAAGTGAGAATGTTGACTTTAGTCCTTAGACTAGTCAGcttaagaaaaatttattttcagagtAAGGtcttgaaatacttttttttttttttaaagttttttgttttcagaactaGGGTGGTGGGTGTTCATTCTTAAGAAAGTAAGATTACATAGGAGGGTTTGTTGTAGGGAAGATACAAGTAAGATCAGTGAAACGAAAACACTTTGAGCTTTTAATCACCTCACCATAGGACTTTGTTTTCTAAAAGTTTCTAGCCTTATTCTTTGGTGCTAAGATCAGTAATAAGCTAGCCTACAGGCAAtgatgttgatttttaaaaaagaaatatatatatatatataaccttctCAGCAAGTTTCCATGTTATGgaaatgcagtttttttttttttttcataaaagttgTTTCTTATACAATAAAAGCTACTAATTTTCACTTTGTCTATTTTGTTCTATGATTACTGAAAGTTGAGGTGGATTCATGGAGTCTAATGACTGAATGGTGTAGATCAAGACACATGctgttcttttgtgtgtttaGAAAAGGATACACCGGGTAAGGACATGGAGAAAGTAATTTTTGCATTATATATTAAGATTCAGGTCCACTCTCCATCTGGAGGTTTGTGAACACTGGGTCCAGAGCCGCCTTAAACTATCTGAGTTTCCATTGAAGGATGTCTGTATCTTTTTCTTAAGCACTAAGGCTAATCTGTAAAATACTGGCAGCAGTTAAATAGTTGTTATCAGATAAACTATTTCACTTCCTTAGATTAAGATTATATTCTTAACTATTTGCAATTTAATTGCTCTAATTATTTAATAGACTGATGTTTTTCATGTTTCGTTAGTATTTCTCACTATGAAAGCCTGTGTCCTTGTctggtattttaaaatttcatacacAGAATTTTTCTCTGAGGCATCTAATGTTTTACAAATGGGAAGGGGGTGTTTTTGGGCAAAAACCCAGATTGGTAAGTTACATAGTAAAGATTTCTGTCTGAATGGTTTGTAAAACTTCAGTTTAAAAATACTCACTTCATAAATCAAAATTCAAATTTTCTGCTTGTTAGAAAACAGTAGCAAAGTGTTTAAAAACTAGTTATTAAGACTTTGAGTCTAGAATCATACTTCTTAATGCTTAGAGGCTTCAGAAGGTAATTTTCCTCAAGTTTTCCTTGAGTTTTCATAAGCTCATGACTGCAGTACAGCTTAAAGATTCCCTCAGTATCTGGCTTTAGAGTTTTATGGTCATAAAGTATGTTTTCTTAACAAAGTGGTAGgtgaaaaaattttaagtatatttaaagtattttaccaCACTTAAAGAACTGACACCAGAGAAGACAGTATTTAACCAAGCAGTTTTTGCTAAGGTCTTGGTACATCCATATTGGAAGCAAAGGATGTTGGATGCATATTTTTTCTTAGCAGAATATTCTACTGGTCTGGTCCTGGTTCAGTTATTAGCTCTATTTGGATTCTCAAATCTATAATTAAGACATGAACTTCAGATTTAGTATATTCAACTGTGTCTTGGAAATACTAAACAGCTGCCCCCTGGCAAAACAAATGTGAATTCAAAATAGAAATCATCTGGCCCCTTTCATTTAGAACTTGCCTTCTGTTTTGACATCTGCCAGAACATCTGAAGCCCCAAACTAGTCTtaacagcttgaggtcaaggcaTACCAGTACATATGGATCAGTGATTTGATTGTGAGATTTTAGGGCCATATTATTTGTAGCTTAATCTGTTTGCTTTTATTCTCTCTGAAATGGAGGTGATAGTATTACCAGCCTTACAGGGCTATTGGACTGACTTAAATCATAAGATAGGCTTACTTAGAACAGTACCTGGAATATGGTGAGTGAACAGTGAACAAAGAAATGTTACCACTTACTAGACTGGATCACAGTAGGCATTAAATGGTCTTGAATTAAAGAGTGATAGTAAAGTGTTTtcaaagaaattttttatttgacTCACTGGATGAGTGAGTCAAATGTATCTCAGGATGGTCTTGGACTCAGTTCTCCTGTCTCAGTCAAGtggctgggattgtaggtgtgcaTGGCCAGGCCTGGTTTAGGAAACAGCTGTTTTAATTGGGGCTTGTTTCAAATTCAACAAAAGCTCAAACCTTATATTTTGGCAAGTTTTAGAATATATACAGCATAAAAATTGACTCAAGGTATTCCtgtagttttcttgtttgtttctagaCATCTTTGTATTATTAAAAATGGCATAAggactcttgggaggcagaggcaggtggatttctgagtttgaggccagcctggtctacagagttccaggacagccaaggctatacagagaaaccctgtctggaaaaacaaaaaacaaaaaacaaaaacaaaaaaaaaaaaaaaaaaaaaaaatttaaagatgaagATCCAAATCCTGCATTCtcataaaacattcatttttctcatGCAACTCGTAGCTAAGGAGTGTACTGTAAAGATGAACATTTTCAGCATTTCTGGGTTCATAAGCAAATTGtgctttttttcctgtgtgtgtaggggtgctGGACCTTGGCAATGTTAGGCAGTTGCTCTGCTACTGAGCTGCATATAGATCTtaccacattttaaaaggtaCCTCATGCCTTTATTTGGTGTTTACAAAACATTACATTTATGtagtttttttaaatgcaaaatgcaaaaaaactgTTAGAGCCTTTAGTGACTTGTCTAAAAATATGAAGTTTTATCAACATGTGAATCTGTatctttttcataatttttttcccTAATGTTAGCCACTATTGATGGTAATTAGCTATAAGGAAAGGAACTCATTGAAGTCTGTGCTCAGAGTTGTTGATACCTAAGATCATTATCCTCTGAAGGTACATCACAGAGAatagaaagtttatttttctgtataaattGAACCAATCGAGGCCCCAACTCAAATCGCACAGATTAAGAGTGAATTAGATGAACAGCAGCTGAGAAGGAATGTGTATGGAGCTTAAATGTATTTCTTAGGGACCCTGTTAAGTCAGTGTTtaggcatacatacacatttgAGATTAAATGATTAGGTTCTGGGGAGATTACCcctgggttaagagcacttgcctgggctgggcaatggtggtgcacgcctttaatcccagcacttgggaggcagaggcacgtggatttctgagttcaaggccagcctggtctacagagttgagttccaggacagccaggactacacagagaaaccctgtctcgaaaaacaaaaacaaaaaacaacaaaaaagagcacttgcttctcttacaaaggacccaggttAGGTTTACAGTGGttatatggtggcttacaaccaatTATAAGTCCAATTCTAGGGGATTcaaccctcttctgatctccatagtgcacatacatgcaaatttgtaaaatctttttaaaaatcttagacTATTATCTCTAAAGAAAAGGATTCCAATGTCAACAGTTGGACATTTTCCAAAGAACAggtcatcttaaaaaaaaaaaaaagcctatctCTTACCATGCATAATCTGAGTTTTAATgcttcattgtttttgttttgtctttgagacaaggtctctgtagatcaggctggccttgaattgagAAATCTGCTCATCTCTGtttgggattaaagtcgtgtgccattGCACCAGGCCTTTTAAATAGAGTTCAGGAAAGCTAATGAAAGAAACATTTCAGTAAAGTGACCCCAGATTTGGTTACACTTCCAAAGTAGTGTGTCTGCAGAACTCTAACTCAGGCCTTACCTGTCCCAGAGAAGAGCATCTGCTATGGGATGCTTTGTTTTGTGCCATGGACTTAAATGTAGCAGTTCCCAAGTGGTTTGTCttctctatttatttttgaggcagagtttcaatacatatctctggctggcctcaaattcactgttctctgcttcttgaatgctggagttaaaggtatgTGGCCCCTAGCATGGCCTGTCTTCTCTTTGAAAGCACTGTTCTGAAAAGTTGTGCCTTTACAATCCAGATTGGATTAACTGAGAGTACCTCCTGTGTCATTTTGCATGGtaagaaatcaggaaaatgagCCCGCAGAGAAACATCCTTTGATCCTCAACTTGCTGTGTTACTGATGGGGAAACAGCTGTAGTCCACCCAGATAAATACACGCTCTATTAAAGCGTTTCTTCCTAAGTATTTATGGGAGAAGTGGCCTTATCATAATCACTGAAAGCATTCTGCCTTTGCCCTCGGGGACAGTGGGGTGCTCGTGGATGCACGTGCCTGGGGGTTATTCCCCAGCGGCTGGAGAGTGCGGCGGCCCAAGGCTGTGGCTTGAGTAGACTAGACAAGAAGACAGGTCCGCAGTGGCCGGCCGTGGGCGCCTACAGAGACTTGGCTTCTGACGACACCCTCCGGGGGTTGGAGGAACATGAAGTCCACCCTGCCATCCAAGCCGCCATAGACCTCACCGCCGGGGCAGCAGGGGGCGCAGCGTGTGTGCTGACTGGGCAGCCCTTCGACACCATAAAAGTAAAGATGCAGACATTTCCCCACTTGTACAAAGGCCTCGCTGACTGCTTCCTAAAGACATACAACAAAGTGGGCGTCCGTGGCCTTTACAGGGGAACCAGTCCTGCACTGCTAGCCTATGTCACCCAGGGCTCTGTCCTATTCATGTGCTTCGGCTTTTGCCAACAGTTTGTCAGGAAAGTGGCTAGAGTGGAGCAGAATGCAGAGCTGAACGACTTTGAGACTGCCACTGCTGGGTCGCTGGCTTCTGCATTTGCTGCGCTGGCCCTCTGCCCCACTGAACTTGTGAAGTGTCGGCTGCAGACCATGTATGAAATGAAGATGTCAGGGAAGGTAGCACAAAGCTATAACACAATTTGGTCTATGGTTAAGAGTATCTTCATGAAGGATGGTCCCTTAGGCTTCTATCGTGGACTCTCGACCACTCTTGCTCAGGAAATACCTGGCTATTTCTTCTACTTTGGGGGTTATGAAGTCAGTCGATCATTTTTTGCATCAGGGGGATCAAAGGATGAACTAGGTCCTGTCCCTTTGATGTTAAGTGGAGGCTTTGCTGGGATCTGTCTCTG
This DNA window, taken from Arvicanthis niloticus isolate mArvNil1 chromosome 14, mArvNil1.pat.X, whole genome shotgun sequence, encodes the following:
- the Taf7 gene encoding transcription initiation factor TFIID subunit 7, translated to MSKSKDDAPHELESQFILRLPPEYAATVRRAVQSGHVNLKDRLSIELHPDGRHGIVRVDRVPLAAKLVDLPCVTESLKTIDKKTFYKTADISQMLVATVDGDLYPPVEEPAATADPKANKKKDKDKEKKFVWNHGITLPLKNVRKRRFRKTAKKKYIESPDVEKEVKRLLSTDAEAVSTRWEIIAEDEIKETENQGLDISSPGMSGHRQGHDSLERDELREIFNDLSSSSEDEEDVNIMDTEEDLERQLQDKLNESDEQHQENEGTNQLVMGIQKQIDNMKGKLQETQDRAKRQEDLIMKVENLALKNRFQAVLDELKQKEDREKEQLSSLQEELESLLEK
- the LOC117719695 gene encoding mitochondrial ornithine transporter 2-like, with the protein product MQTFPHLYKGLADCFLKTYNKVGVRGLYRGTSPALLAYVTQGSVLFMCFGFCQQFVRKVARVEQNAELNDFETATAGSLASAFAALALCPTELVKCRLQTMYEMKMSGKVAQSYNTIWSMVKSIFMKDGPLGFYRGLSTTLAQEIPGYFFYFGGYEVSRSFFASGGSKDELGPVPLMLSGGFAGICLWLIIFPVDCIKSRIQVLSMFGKPSGLIETFISVVRSEGILALYSGLKATLVRAIPSNAALFLVYEYSRKMMMSMVEEY